CACTACCATTTTGCCGAATGTATCTATTGATACGCCTACCAATCGTTTGAATTTGTCGACTTTGTAATTCTGTATTTCTTTCCATTACATAAATGAAAGCTCATACTTAATTGTTTCTATTCACTAAAAACTTCGATTTATTTATCCATATACGTATGTGAATTATGAAAGAGGTCTAATAAATATTGCTAGTCTTTTTAAACATATAGATCTTTAATATCTTAGGTTCAGACCCCTAGTTTGCCTTCCTTCTCCATACCGCTAACTAATTCACAAATTTGATCTTCAGATAAAAATACATATTTGCCCCTTTTAAAATGTCTTATTGAAGTAAAATACAAACTATCATAACAAATTATTAGTGAGTCTTTATACGGACTAAATGGATTATATCCTTGCACATATTTTGTCTTTTGAAAAGTGTCTAAAAGTGCTTCTAAGATTTGAAAAGTATCATTCATATTCTCTACCTTGATTACAGTTTGCTTTTCATAAGCAGAATTATCCTTACATTATTTAATAATTATGCAACATGAGAATAATGGCAGTATCAATTTATATACTAAATTCATATCAAGAAAACCATAAAATGAAAAATATAAAATAACAATTATAAAATAACCTTGTGGCCTCTACAGGAATCGAACCTGTACCAAGAGAATCGGAATCTCTTATTCTATCCATTAAACTAAGAGGCCAAATAAGTTTACAAATATATTATAGAAAGTTGATATGATTGCAGCCCCTCTATTCGCCGCGGCGAATCCCTGAGGGGAGACTGACTCCTACTAAGGTTGAAAGACTTTCTCTTATAACAAACTCGGGTATTTAAATATTAATTCGCTACACGTCGTTCAAGTTCTTGCAGTTCATCCCTCAACATAGCCGCTTGTAAAAAGTCCATCTCTTTGGCGGCTTGTGCCATACGTTTGCGAGTTTGGTCGGCGAGCTTTTGCAGTTGTTCTTTGTTCATATATTGTACGAGTGGATCGGCTGCCAATGCGGGTGTTTCTGGCTCCGCATAATAACTTTCATGCGTAGGTGCATCCACACGGAAATCGCTTAATGAAGTTTGTTTGAATATATCTTCTTTCGATTTCAATATCGTTGTTGGCGTTATACCATGCAAAGTATTATAAGCCATTTGCTTTTCGCGTTTACGCAAATTATCATCCATGGTGCGTTGCATACTGTTTGTAATTCTATCAGCATACATTATAACTTTGCCTCGTGAGTTACGTGCAGCACGACCAATAGTTTGTATCAGTGATCTGTCGCTACGTAAAAATCCTTCTTTATCTGCATCCAAAATTGCAACAAAAGAAACCTCGGGCAAGTCCAATCCCTCACGCAATAAATTCACGCCTATCAAAACATCAATCACGCCCACCCTTAGGTTGCGTAGTATCTCTACGCGGTCGAGGGTTTTCACTTCGCTATGTATGTAACTACATTTTATATTTAATCGGGCTAGATATTTTGTCAATTCTTCTGCCATGCGTTTGGTGAGCGTGGTTACCAAAACTCTATCGCCCATTTTAATTCTTTCTTCAATTTCATCCATCAAATCATCTACTTGATTTACACAGGGACGAATCTCAATCACAGGGTCTAACAATCCAGTTGGTCTAATTAATTGTTCCACTACAACGCCCTCTGAACGGGCCACTTCATAGTCGGAAGGAGTTGCACTAACATATATAGTTTGTCCTATCATACCTTCAAATTCATTAAAAGTAAGCGGCCTATTATCTAATGCACTGGGCAATCGGAAACCATGTTCTACTAAAGTAGTTTTTCTGCTTCTATCACCGCCATACATGGCTCGCACTTGTGGTAAGCTCACATGACTTTCATCAACCACCAATAAAAAATCATCATCAAAATAATCTAATAAACAGAAAGGTCTATCACCTGCATTTCGATTATCCATATAACGACTATAGTTTTCAATGCCGCTACAGTAACCAAGTTCACGCATCATTTCCAAATCGAAAGTTACTTTTTCTTCCAATCTTTTTGCTTCGAGATTCATGCCGAGTGATCTAAAATATTCTACTTGGCCCACCATATCATCTTGTATCTTGTTAATGGAGTGCATCATCGAATCACGATTGGTCACATATATATTGGCAGGAAAAATTGCCATATTATCTTGCTTTTCTAGGGTCTTTCCAGTTCCTGGATCAAAAGTAGAAATGGCTTCAATTTCATTGCCGAAAAATACAATTCTATAGGCATAATCACCATAGGCTACAAATACATCTACATTATCGCCTTGCACCCTAAAATTTCCACGGTCGAATATTGCCGTAGTGCGACTGTAAAGGGAATCCACCAACTTATATAATAAAGTATTGCGACTCATTTTCATGCCCGGGTGCAAACGAATAATAGAATCTTCATAGGCTTTTGG
The sequence above is drawn from the Bacteroidota bacterium genome and encodes:
- the uvrB gene encoding excinuclease ABC subunit UvrB, translated to MNFELTSTFKPTGDQPVAIEQLVAGIKRGDPAQVLLGVTGSGKTFTIANVVQQIQRPTLVLSHNKTLVAQLYGEFKQFFPNNAIEYYVSYYDYYQPEAFIPSSNTYIEKDMAINQEIEKLRLRTTSTLLSGRRDILVVASVSCIYGAGNPKAYEDSIIRLHPGMKMSRNTLLYKLVDSLYSRTTAIFDRGNFRVQGDNVDVFVAYGDYAYRIVFFGNEIEAISTFDPGTGKTLEKQDNMAIFPANIYVTNRDSMMHSINKIQDDMVGQVEYFRSLGMNLEAKRLEEKVTFDLEMMRELGYCSGIENYSRYMDNRNAGDRPFCLLDYFDDDFLLVVDESHVSLPQVRAMYGGDRSRKTTLVEHGFRLPSALDNRPLTFNEFEGMIGQTIYVSATPSDYEVARSEGVVVEQLIRPTGLLDPVIEIRPCVNQVDDLMDEIEERIKMGDRVLVTTLTKRMAEELTKYLARLNIKCSYIHSEVKTLDRVEILRNLRVGVIDVLIGVNLLREGLDLPEVSFVAILDADKEGFLRSDRSLIQTIGRAARNSRGKVIMYADRITNSMQRTMDDNLRKREKQMAYNTLHGITPTTILKSKEDIFKQTSLSDFRVDAPTHESYYAEPETPALAADPLVQYMNKEQLQKLADQTRKRMAQAAKEMDFLQAAMLRDELQELERRVAN